DNA from Thermoproteota archaeon:
CGTCATTGATGGTGATGAGGGTACTGGTAACCGGAGCTTCAGGAATGCTGGGATGCAACCTCATACCCATCCTCAAGGATAGGGGATACGAGATAGTGGCTATGGTGAACATAGGGAGCCTCAGGAAGAGACCTTGGGCTAAGGAGCTGATGGACGGCGTTCAACTAATGGAGGCGAGGGTCGAGGAGTTCAAAGGTCCCTTGGAGGTGGATGCGGTCCTCCACCTGGCGGCTGTTCTAAGGGGGCCTACGATGAGGGTTAACTATCTGGGGACAGTGAACCTGCTGAGAGAGGTAAGGACAGATGTTTTCGTACTGGTCAGCAGCATCCTAGCTCTGGGAGAGGTATTGAGGGTGAGAGCGGATGAGGACGCCCCATGCAGGCCAGTCACCGGGTACGAGCGCTCGAAGTGCGAGGCCGAGAGGGAGGTGTTGAGATCGGGGATGAGAGCGATCATCGTGAGGCCTGGATGGATCTACGGGCCCTACTCCATTAACCCGGATATCCTCTCAAT
Protein-coding regions in this window:
- a CDS encoding NAD(P)-dependent oxidoreductase, translating into MRVLVTGASGMLGCNLIPILKDRGYEIVAMVNIGSLRKRPWAKELMDGVQLMEARVEEFKGPLEVDAVLHLAAVLRGPTMRVNYLGTVNLLREVRTDVFVLVSSILALGEVLRVRADEDAPCRPVTGYERSKCEAEREVLRSGMRAIIVRPGWIYGPYSINPDILSIARWIKRGVRPVLVGEDTPLALVHARDVARAMVHLMETGAEGIYNVRGPRMYSMGELLNSISSFLNREGRRVRIPRGVVRMASRFFDVVRYLDLAPEDVPVRKLQETGFQPEIELEDGMGEALSWARSQGLV